In the Entelurus aequoreus isolate RoL-2023_Sb linkage group LG21, RoL_Eaeq_v1.1, whole genome shotgun sequence genome, CTCCAACTGTGTAAAAATCTCCCCAACAACAAAgtgatatttaaaaatatatatatattttgtaaaaatgtcTTTATTACTTCAAATAAAACTGGCTTTGgtgaataaaattctacccaaacatttaataaagtcaggtACTAATAAGGCAGcaaaagaagtatcccacacttctcctttctaaagtaaatatgtacagcagacatcaaccaggcctggccctaaccaatctggcgccctaggcaagattttaggtggcgcccccccacatcggcagtgaagtgtatatactcacaagaaaccgaatagctttgtctttcacctttttttttacttaaagaaagcaaactaacatattatatgagaatgttatgttatgattatctttaaccgaatcacagcagtgctcaaattaaaaaacaacattccctctcatgtgatattgcttaattaacattaatgatgtgcactttaacaactaggcttacaactatacctaatatataaaggggtggaaaagtgactattacctgcagggcaaacattagctaaccagaaggcaataacaatgtaaacaaaaaacacctgcttaaaagatctaatacaaatgtccctgaggaatgtaaagtgggagtactgtaattacctaacgttacattattattttccacaacaatttagccccctccacaatattaacccgacgtcaaaacagaactagctatttattgattagcaattgccaaatcatgtaacattatcttaatgctaaaaagccaggttactatcacattctgtaacagacaaataatttaatgtaggctaacgttacctacctgctacctctgtcttcttctcgtttctcctcctcttttctcttttttcttccctgggcacctgacagttttggccgttttgacatcctgtgttgattttttgatgtggtagtaagagtcatgatacgggaagggagggggcgcaccgtgcgggggaggggggggggggggctttactttgcattttaattaacgtgggattattttttgtatttagaaataatagtaccaacttatttttttattttttatttttttctccaacatttgtggcactggcgtggcgccccctgatggacggcgcccttagcatttgcctatacggcctatgccacgggccggccctgacatcaacaatatgatttgcctgagtggctgggaaaaaaaatgtatttttgattttttttaatcgattacgaatcgcgattcattcggggaaaattttttttatatttgtgtcaAATATCACAACTCAAATTTTCTGACTTTATTTTGGAGAGGCGTCCGTTGCAACCCCTCACCCTGGTGCCTGCTCCTTGTGGACAGGGAGCAGTGCCAGGAGCTGCGCGAGGCCCAGAGCAAGCGCAGGCTGCTGCAGGTGTGCGAGGAACGTGCCAAGCAGCTGCAGGGTCAGGAGGAGCTTGCCCAGCTGCAGCAGCAGGAGGACGACATGTACCACCAGCTGTGGGAGGAGGACGGCCGAGCCAAGGAGGACAGGGAGCTGCAGAGGATCGAGCACCTGCACCAGAGCAAAGTGACGCAGCTGAACTCCTTCCGGGAGCAGATGGCGGAAGCGGAGCAGCggcggcaacacatgatgcagcAGCGCGACGAGGAAGCCCGGCAACAGGTACGATGAGGTGTTTGATGACAGCTGGGAGGAagaactgtgcgtgtgtgtgcgtgtgcagagGCAGCGACAGCAGCTGCAGCAGCAACTGGCCCAGCGAGAACGCCGCCTCAGGCTGGAGGCCAAAGTGGCCAGGCGGCAAATGCTGGACGAGACCCTGCGGCTGAAGATGGAGCGCGTGGCCAAGGACCAGCAAGACGAGCTCCAAGTGGACCTCAGCATCCTGCAGCGGATGCTGGACGACGAGAGCCAGGATCAAAAGGAGAGGGCCGACAAGAAGGTAAACGCACCGTCACCCCTTCCTCCACGACTCCGCCGTCACCGCCCGCCTGGCGCCTGCAGGTCGAGCTGCGGGACGAGCAGCTCCGGTACCGTCAGTATTTGGCCGACCGGCAAATGGAGCGCGAGAGGGAGGATGAGGAGATGCAGCTGCTGATGGAGCAAGACCTGAAGGAGACCTGGGCGCGCCAGGACAAGCAGACCTCCATGCAACAACAGGCCAAAGACCGCCTGATGGAGGAGGTGGCCGAGTCCCGCCAGCTGCAGACGGCACAAAATCGTAAGACCTGGACCGCtcgccaatgtgtgtgtgtgtgtgtgtgtgtgtgtgttgtatttctagccttcttgagacacgaagaaggaaaagtatcttccatatgaggaggtgtgaacaagtgatgacataaatcaataacattgcatctaatagacaatgtctcatttgcacccctgctggtgacatctatcaacatgagggtggtcccaaaaaggagggatttgttaaattgtgtgtcgcttttaaaagtgctccccctctagtcaacatatgaaataacaagtgtgtgtacgaaatttagatgcgccccctttggccaaaattgataaaatacatttgtataccctgtatacatactgtaataacttgaagtaaataatgaagattaaaaaccaattacaaacaaaacatttaaaatttaaaaaaataagtaaaagcttaccttttttataaatgcatagtatgtatatattattaatgttgtaaatacacatctttatatatctagaaagggtggtcctaaagaggtaggcatttttcggaggtctcaagaaggtaacaaatacaagaatgtgtgtgtgtgttgtatttctacccttcttgagacatgaagaaggaaaagtatcttccatatgaggaggtgtgaacaagtgatgacataaatcatggtcccaataacattgcatctaatagacaatgtctcatttgcacccctgctggtgacatctatcaacatgagggtggtcccaaaaaggagggatttgtcaAATTgactgtcgcttttaaaagtgctccccctctggtcaacatatgtaataacaagtgtgtgtaaaaaattgaaatgtgccccctttggccaaaattaattaaaacaattaaataaatatgtatatagagacatactgtaataacttggaagtaaataatgaagattaaaaaccaattacaaacaaaaaattaaaaattaaaaaattaactaaaagcttaccttttttatatttgtatagtatgtatatattattaatgttgtaaatataaatctttatatatctagaaagggtggatcttaaagaggtaggcatttttcccaggtctcaagaaggtaacaaaaatgtttgtgtgtgtgtgtgtgtgtgtgtgtgtgtgtgtgtgtgtgtgtgtgtgtgtgtgtgtgtgtgtgtgtgtgtgtgtgtgtgtgtgtgtgtgtagaacacATGAAGATGCAGAGGCGTCAGGAAGTGGCCAAGGAGAGAGAAGAGGTGGATGCCGCCTTCAATGAGATGAAAAGGGAGGACGAGGACCTGAAGAAGAGGTGCGTGTGGTCCAAGGCTACGTTCACACGGCCGGGTCGGATGTGATGATCTTATTAGTGGCCGCTCGCATTACGAACAAAATGCGATGTCACGTCAACGCAACATGCCGTGGAGCGCGCTAAACATGGCTTCCACGCTCTCAGTACAGGTGTGCTTTTGATTTCCTGCAATTAAGGTCTACCTTTTTGAGCGAAATTACAGCAAAAAAAGGAGGGGATATTTTGCTTGGAGAGCAGTCAGACACAGGACTGCCTGAGTTCCTCAAATATATTATTCTCAGCTGTTTTCTGCTctgttgtcaactatttattttgtaaccgtctattttggcgaataacTACGACGCGTATCGCTTTTTGACCACATTGCGGTCTGATGAATGCAGCATGTGTATCCcacttacagtacaggccaaaagtttggacacaccttctcatttcaatgcattttctttattttcatgactatttacattgtagattatcacTGAAGGGATCAAAACTataacacctgtgaagtgaaaattgtcagattcaaacactgatggcatatattaaacaagacaagaagcaaataattaaacagacagaattcaatttggctcaatttgaggagagacactcggacactgtacccttgtacagtgtacccttgtacagtgtctcagcacgctctgccaaaagattgcacgcctccttttatttggaccttccctgaccacatggccacagctgtttctaagggacgagggtcgtaaacagttcacagaaaaggcaaggcaaggcaactttatttgtatagcacttttcatacacaaggcagactcaaagtgcttcacagacaacaaaatgaaatgaaagaaaataaaagcaaaattaaaaatgcaggcaataaaaataaaaacagtgtggatgttaaaagttaaaagtctGACATCTCCAGGAAGTTTATTTCAGCtgtttgttgcatagtgactgaatgatgctctcccttcatttgagtttactctgggaaccgctaacagattgctctcagaagatcttagtgatctagagggcttatatagtgggagcatattaGTGacatacttcggccctagaccatgtagtgacttatatgtgagcaggaggattttgaacacggagccaatgtaaggatttaagaattggtgtaatgtgctcacattttttggtctttgttagaactctagcagcagcgttctgaaggtcgtaaaaggtcgtaaacagttcacagaaaaggtcggttcaaaaaaagaggtcgtaaaacagttcaaaaagaggtcgtctggaactagggcagatcctgccatccctccgctttgtagttcttgggttgaAAccgtatctttctgttgattacaatacatgaaagaaacagaaacaccttcatgttgcatccatcctacacggtggagttttacaagccttggtaggttcaaagacagcttttggtcttctcgttgggaactcatttcaacacaaagtttttgtgatttagatttagattagatttagatttattggtccctttGGGGAAAATTcgttttcactgccgtacatttgagcaatagacattacacatcacaaaaagaaaaataaccaaaagacatcatacatgaccaacacacatttacaggcttgtcagacagctcggccgggcctgctgttaagggcggctacagctgcagggataaggcttttcctgaggcgggccctccggaatttgatcaAATTAATTGATAACTTAGAtcaaattattctaacaaaaaccctttcaggtgactacctcttgaagctcatggagagaatgccaagtgtgtgcaaagcagtaatccgagcaaagggtggctattttgaagaaactagaatataaaacatgttttcagtttatttcacctttttttgttaagtacataactccacatgtgttcagttatagtcacatcgacgtccctttggggttgtgagtttttccttgcccttatgtgggctctgttccgtggatgtcgttgtggcttgtgcagccctttgagacacttgtgatttaggcaggcctggccctaaccaatctggcgccctaggcaagatttgaggtggcgcccccccacatcgacagtgaagtgtatatactcacaagaaaccgaatagctttgtctttgaccttttttttttacttaaagaaagcaaattaacatattatatgagaatgttatgttatgattatctttaaccgaatcacagcagtgctcaaattaaaaaaacagcattccctctcatgtgatattgcttaatttacattaatgatgtgcactttaacaactaggcttacaactatacctaatatataaaggggtggaaaagtgactattacctgcagggcaaacattagctaaccagaaggcaataacgatgtaaacaaaaaacacctgcttaaaagatctaatacaaatgtccctgaggaatgtaaggtgggagtactgtaattacctgttacattattattttccataacaatttagccccctccacaatattaacccgacgtcaaaacagaactagctatttattgattagcaattgccgaatcatgtagcattagcttaatgctaaaaagccaggttactatcacattctgtaacagacaaataatttaatgtaggctaacgttacctacctgctacctctgtctttttctcgtttctcctcttcttttctcttttttcttccctgggcacctgacagttttggccattttgacatcttgtgttgattttttggatgtggtgacgtccaaaaagagtcatgatacgggaagggagggggcgcaccgtgccgggggaggggggggcgtaatgttgtaacaaataatatttctattaaataggctttactttgcattttaattaacgtgggattattttttgtatttagaaataatagtaccaacttttatttatttttattttttttctccaacatttgtggcactggcgtggcgccccctgattaacgaacccattgaatgagaacttttggcctgtacataTGAAAGAGGTCTTTGGTCGGATATggaaaatttggacttgcgtgaAAAAGTCTGACACAAGTCACGTACGGGCAAAAAAATGGGAATTGACCCGTCGTGTGACCGAGGCCTAACATGGTCCATGAGGGACCTCAAGCGGCCGTGTTCTCACGTGCACGTTTCCCCCCCGCAGGCAGAGGCAGGCGTACCTGGCCTACCAGGCGGACCTGCAGGAGCAGATGGAGCAGCGGCGGCAGCAGAAGAGAGAACAGGAAGCTGAGGACGAGAGGCAGAGGCAGCAAGGTCTGACCATGGAGCGGCTGGAGCAGCAGAAGAAAGAGGAGGTTCTGGCCCGACCCACTGACGGCGCCATCCACCCTTTTAGAAGACTCAAGAATCATTAAGAAGAGCATCTTATTGTGAAAGGCTCGTTCCATGAAGTTTCCCCCTCTTAGCAAGTGCTTACTAAAAACAACAAGGACTTTATTCATTATGCTAATGAAAGGAGCTCATGTAGTTTGGTTCTTCCCTCCGTGACATTTGTGATGTACTTGGTGAAGTTTGAGAAAAGTGGAAACTTTTACGTTTTTGTTTTGAAGCAAACGACGTGAAATGTAAAGTCAAATATCAAAAGAAGACAAGGCCGATACTTTTATTGACCATCCTTCAATCATTTCAggattttgtctttcttcataaTTATGATGAATAAAACAACCGAGAATTGATTTTGCGTGTTTGTACGCTCAGtggcatagtggttagagtgtccgccctgagatgggcaggtcgtgagttcaaaccccggccgagtcataccaaagactataacaatgggagccgttacctccctgcttggcactcagcatcgggttggaattgggggttaaatcaccaaaatgattcccgggcgcggccaccgctgctgctcactgctcccctcacctcccagggggtgatcaaggggatgggtcaaatgcagaggacacatttcgccacacctagtgtgtgtgtgacaatcattggtactttaacttaattataatacataaatacaatatataaaaacCATTTATACAACAATACACAAAtggaatatataaatacaatgtaATACACTATAAATATACAATAAAGACAATTTAACAATACCCAGCAggtacaagacattgaaacaatgttgacaacttgttggattaggtcatgcttttgacaacgtttaatcaatgttgggttctgacggtgatttgaccgttgaattttggtcatcttCCAACCATTatgttacaacacaaatacaacattgacacaacatgcttt is a window encoding:
- the cfap53 gene encoding cilia- and flagella-associated protein 53 — protein: MFSPKQAMLQRQRKDTLRDRAQNFSSECQTCDIKNSWLQSTDKRHLRRTIERSVRDTMRQHDIIVQEKQDRLRSLLEAEEEQLVEEARKQHETPLEKQAHMRERAQALRDAREVQRQQLVAEKLDQQFREQCQELREAQSKRRLLQVCEERAKQLQGQEELAQLQQQEDDMYHQLWEEDGRAKEDRELQRIEHLHQSKVTQLNSFREQMAEAEQRRQHMMQQRDEEARQQRQRQQLQQQLAQRERRLRLEAKVARRQMLDETLRLKMERVAKDQQDELQVDLSILQRMLDDESQDQKERADKKVELRDEQLRYRQYLADRQMEREREDEEMQLLMEQDLKETWARQDKQTSMQQQAKDRLMEEVAESRQLQTAQNQHMKMQRRQEVAKEREEVDAAFNEMKREDEDLKKRQRQAYLAYQADLQEQMEQRRQQKREQEAEDERQRQQGLTMERLEQQKKEEVLARPTDGAIHPFRRLKNH